From Thermogemmata fonticola, one genomic window encodes:
- a CDS encoding isoprenyl transferase translates to MTVDPAAYAATVGLDPARLPQHVAIIMDGNGRWARAHGKERTAGHLEGAKAVACVVEECCRLAIPYLTLYCLSLENWKRPRQEIDFLMLLLQKYLHEQRPRIMEQNIRLAVIGRREGLPAEVQAAIAENVAATSENRGLTLCLAINYGSRAEILDAARALAEAVREGRLAPAQIDEAAFASQLYTAGMPDPDLLIRTAGEMRLSNFLLWQISYAELWVTPRYWPEFDAPLFHEALRDYARRERRFGGLGKETDDSA, encoded by the coding sequence GTGACTGTCGACCCTGCCGCCTACGCCGCCACAGTGGGACTCGACCCGGCCCGCTTGCCCCAGCACGTGGCCATCATCATGGATGGGAATGGGCGGTGGGCGCGGGCCCACGGCAAGGAACGAACAGCAGGGCATCTGGAAGGTGCCAAGGCCGTGGCTTGCGTCGTCGAGGAGTGTTGCCGCCTGGCCATTCCCTATCTGACCCTTTACTGCCTGAGTCTGGAAAACTGGAAACGGCCCCGCCAAGAGATCGACTTCCTCATGCTCCTGTTGCAGAAGTATCTGCACGAGCAGCGGCCCCGCATCATGGAGCAGAACATCCGCTTGGCGGTCATCGGTCGGCGGGAGGGATTGCCGGCGGAAGTGCAGGCGGCGATCGCGGAGAATGTGGCCGCCACGTCGGAAAACCGCGGTCTGACCCTCTGCCTGGCGATCAACTACGGCAGCCGGGCCGAGATTCTCGATGCTGCCCGCGCCCTGGCCGAAGCGGTCCGGGAGGGACGGCTGGCCCCCGCCCAGATCGACGAAGCGGCGTTCGCTTCCCAACTCTACACGGCGGGAATGCCCGATCCCGATTTGCTCATCCGCACGGCCGGAGAGATGCGGCTCAGCAATTTCCTCCTGTGGCAGATTTCCTATGCCGAACTGTGGGTGACGCCGCGTTACTGGCCGGAATTCGACGCCCCCCTGTTCCACGAAGCCCTGCGGGACTACGCTCGGCGCGAGCGGCGCTTCGGCGGCTTGGGGAAAGAAACTGACGACTCCGCATGA
- the efp gene encoding elongation factor P translates to MASIKMIDVRPGMVISMNDNLYYVIDRNLNTPGNWRAILYLKVKNLHTGSITDERVHPDDKVDQVYLETKDFIYSYKDGDAYVFLDAETYEPVTLQADMVGDKIKYLRENDPCKITFYDGKPLALELPQTVTLKVVETEPGIKGATAAAQNKPAVLETGLKVMVPPFIEVGELIVVQTEDGKYLRRAKDAK, encoded by the coding sequence ATGGCGTCTATCAAAATGATCGATGTGCGGCCTGGTATGGTCATTAGCATGAATGACAACCTCTACTACGTCATCGACCGCAATCTCAACACACCGGGGAACTGGCGGGCCATCCTCTACTTGAAAGTCAAAAACCTGCACACCGGTTCCATCACCGACGAACGTGTCCATCCCGATGATAAAGTGGACCAGGTCTATCTGGAAACCAAAGACTTTATCTATTCCTACAAGGATGGCGATGCCTATGTGTTCCTCGATGCCGAGACTTATGAACCAGTGACCCTGCAAGCGGACATGGTGGGGGACAAGATCAAGTATCTGCGGGAAAACGACCCGTGCAAGATCACGTTTTACGACGGCAAGCCGCTGGCCCTGGAACTGCCCCAAACAGTGACGCTCAAAGTGGTGGAGACGGAGCCGGGAATCAAAGGGGCCACCGCCGCGGCCCAAAACAAACCCGCCGTGCTGGAAACCGGCCTGAAAGTTATGGTGCCCCCCTTCATCGAAGTCGGCGAATTGATCGTGGTGCAAACCGAAGATGGCAAGTATCTCCGCCGGGCCAAGGACGCCAAGTAA
- a CDS encoding PhoH family protein has product MSENVVTHPITLDSREEAVLLFGPRDSYLRTIRDALGVKLVARGDLLQIEGPVEAVEKAERAVQQLRQLLRRRGRLQAEDVRTVLDVVRGSGEAAGHLTLMESGRGLRARTDGQGRYVQALRTHDVVLCVGPAGTGKTYLAVGWAVGLLRSGQVRKIVLVRPAVEAGERLGFLPGDLVAKVNPYLRPLFDALNEIMDAETVKRYMDNDIIEILPLAYMRGRTLNNAVIILDEGQNATPAQMKMFLTRLGINSKIVVTGDLTQTDLPRSIKSGLEDAVQRLRDVEGVAIVYLDESDIIRNPLVTRIVKAYEEPAAKGKRS; this is encoded by the coding sequence ATGAGCGAAAATGTCGTCACGCATCCGATCACTCTCGACAGCCGAGAGGAAGCGGTGCTGCTGTTTGGACCGCGGGACAGCTACCTGCGGACGATACGGGATGCCCTGGGCGTCAAGCTGGTGGCGCGGGGGGACTTGTTGCAAATTGAGGGGCCGGTGGAAGCGGTGGAGAAGGCGGAGCGGGCCGTGCAGCAGTTGCGGCAGTTGCTGCGGCGGCGGGGACGCTTGCAGGCGGAGGATGTGCGGACGGTGCTGGATGTGGTCCGCGGTTCCGGCGAAGCCGCCGGCCACTTGACCCTCATGGAATCGGGCCGAGGACTGCGGGCACGCACCGATGGCCAAGGGCGCTACGTCCAAGCCCTGCGCACCCATGATGTCGTGCTCTGCGTCGGACCGGCGGGCACCGGAAAGACCTACCTGGCTGTCGGCTGGGCCGTCGGCTTGCTCCGCAGCGGACAGGTGCGCAAAATCGTCCTCGTCCGCCCCGCTGTTGAGGCCGGCGAACGCCTCGGCTTCCTCCCCGGCGATCTCGTCGCCAAAGTCAATCCCTACCTGCGCCCGCTCTTTGACGCCCTCAACGAAATCATGGATGCGGAAACCGTCAAGCGCTACATGGACAACGACATCATCGAAATCCTCCCCTTGGCTTACATGCGCGGGCGGACCCTCAACAATGCCGTGATCATCCTCGACGAAGGCCAAAATGCCACGCCGGCGCAGATGAAAATGTTCCTCACCCGCCTGGGGATCAATTCCAAAATCGTCGTCACCGGCGACCTGACCCAGACCGACCTGCCCCGAAGCATCAAAAGCGGACTGGAAGATGCCGTCCAGCGCCTGCGCGATGTCGAAGGCGTGGCCATCGTGTACCTGGATGAATCGGACATCATCCGCAATCCTCTGGTCACGCGCATCGTCAAGGCCTACGAAGAGCCAGCCGCCAAGGGGAAGCGCTCCTGA
- a CDS encoding phosphatidate cytidylyltransferase, translating to MIRTRLLIGSVLALLAAALLYLDGFLAPWYPLLGLTVLAVFWRAAYELQQLLEPAHRPPLGLLGLGLSLCWAANWWHLFAASAFPASPLCPPSPWTAVLFAYGWAFLAAFLREMACYPHAGAALPRLAATTLILSYLGLLGSCFLQLRLLPQSGEGPPALAWLVAAIAVPKVNDITAYFTGTFLGRTPMAPYLSPKKTWEGAAGGLAGGAATAILLGQWQPLLFPAGLGEAVLFGLLVGGAGMLGDLAESLWKRDCHAKDAAALLPAFGGLLDVIDSLLFAAPVVYLWSQFPPSRFLWP from the coding sequence ATGATCCGAACCCGCTTGCTCATCGGCTCCGTCCTGGCCCTGCTGGCCGCCGCCTTGCTCTACCTGGATGGCTTCCTGGCGCCGTGGTATCCGCTGCTGGGCCTCACGGTGCTGGCCGTCTTCTGGCGTGCAGCCTACGAACTCCAGCAACTGCTCGAACCGGCCCATCGTCCGCCGCTGGGTCTGCTCGGCCTGGGCCTGAGCCTGTGCTGGGCGGCCAACTGGTGGCACCTGTTCGCCGCCTCCGCCTTCCCCGCTTCCCCCCTCTGCCCACCCTCCCCCTGGACGGCGGTGCTCTTCGCCTACGGCTGGGCCTTCCTTGCGGCCTTCCTGCGGGAAATGGCCTGCTACCCCCATGCCGGAGCAGCCCTCCCCCGCCTGGCGGCCACCACGCTGATCCTGAGCTACCTTGGCCTGCTCGGCTCCTGCTTTCTCCAATTGCGCCTCCTACCGCAGTCCGGGGAGGGGCCTCCAGCGCTGGCCTGGCTCGTGGCGGCGATCGCTGTGCCGAAAGTCAATGACATCACGGCTTACTTCACCGGCACGTTCCTGGGACGTACCCCCATGGCGCCCTACCTCAGCCCCAAAAAGACCTGGGAGGGGGCAGCGGGGGGATTGGCCGGGGGAGCAGCTACGGCGATCCTTCTGGGGCAGTGGCAGCCGCTGCTTTTTCCCGCCGGGCTGGGCGAAGCCGTCCTCTTCGGACTCCTGGTCGGCGGAGCCGGCATGCTAGGAGACCTTGCGGAGTCCCTCTGGAAACGGGACTGCCATGCGAAAGACGCCGCCGCGCTGCTCCCCGCTTTCGGCGGACTGCTGGACGTGATCGACTCGCTCCTTTTTGCGGCGCCGGTCGTCTATCTCTGGTCCCAATTCCCTCCGTCACGGTTCCTCTGGCCATGA
- a CDS encoding SAM hydrolase/SAM-dependent halogenase family protein, with the protein MAEPLITLTTDFGYSAPYVSVMKGVIYALCPSARVVDLTHAIAPQNIRQAAYFLATAVPYFPAGTIHVCVVDPGVGTERAALYTQVDGQHLFGPDNGLFTLLWRQAREPPLVRRLTEARFWRPVVSATFHGRDIFAPAAAHLARGVPPEELGPLHPHPVQLAVQPAVCTSTACEGEIQAVDDFGNLITNIPAAQVPQLPSLVTIGSRPPLRLPWVRTYGDAPPGTLVSLFSSDGYFEIALVQGNAARQLQVSPGECVRLTWQPSSL; encoded by the coding sequence ATGGCTGAGCCATTGATCACTCTGACGACGGATTTCGGCTATTCCGCGCCCTACGTGTCTGTGATGAAGGGGGTGATCTACGCGTTGTGCCCCTCGGCGCGGGTGGTGGACCTGACGCATGCCATCGCCCCGCAGAACATCCGGCAGGCGGCGTATTTTCTGGCGACGGCAGTGCCCTACTTTCCCGCGGGAACGATCCATGTCTGCGTGGTGGACCCCGGCGTGGGGACGGAGCGGGCGGCCCTGTACACCCAGGTGGACGGGCAGCACCTCTTCGGGCCGGATAATGGCCTGTTCACCCTCCTGTGGCGGCAGGCCCGCGAGCCGCCCCTCGTCCGCCGCTTGACCGAGGCTCGTTTCTGGCGCCCAGTGGTGTCCGCCACCTTCCACGGTCGGGATATTTTCGCCCCGGCCGCTGCTCATCTTGCACGCGGCGTACCGCCGGAGGAATTGGGACCGCTCCATCCCCACCCCGTCCAACTGGCTGTCCAGCCCGCTGTCTGCACGAGCACCGCCTGTGAGGGGGAAATCCAAGCGGTGGATGACTTCGGCAACCTGATCACGAACATCCCGGCGGCGCAAGTGCCGCAGCTTCCCTCCCTCGTGACCATTGGGTCCCGTCCGCCGCTGCGCCTGCCGTGGGTACGCACCTACGGGGACGCGCCCCCAGGCACCCTGGTCTCCCTCTTTTCCAGCGATGGCTACTTCGAGATCGCCCTGGTGCAAGGAAATGCCGCCCGGCAGTTGCAGGTTTCCCCTGGCGAATGCGTCCGCCTGACCTGGCAACCCAGTAGCCTGTGA
- a CDS encoding adenylosuccinate synthase — protein sequence MTATCVVGLQWGDEAKGKIVDLLGEQFDYVVRYNGGANAGHTVVAGGRTFKLSLLPTGVIRPNVISVIGNGVVVYPPRFLEEVEQLQRHGFDLSRTLALSDHAHLIFPYHIEEDRLAESGSEGQIGTTGRGIGPCYQDKVGRRCGIRVGELFHPEHFRERLARIVPFKNRLLAAIANGHPTSFQPFDAEALAQEYLAYAERLKPYVTDTCRLLQEAARQGKRILFEAAQGSLLDVDHGTYPYVTSSSSLPAGIWSGAGLPTRHVTRIIGVVKAYTTRVGQGPFPTELNDGPEGYGERIRRVGKEYGTVTGRPRRCGWFDAVAVRYTAALAGADEITIMLLDVLSGLPEVKICVEYERDGERTVHFPSDAYELQRCRPVYETLPGWGEDISTARRLADLPPAARRYVDRIAELIGLPVSIISVGPDREQTIRLAA from the coding sequence ATGACGGCGACGTGCGTGGTCGGTTTGCAATGGGGCGATGAGGCCAAGGGCAAAATCGTAGACCTGCTCGGCGAGCAATTCGATTATGTAGTGCGGTACAACGGCGGGGCCAACGCCGGCCATACGGTCGTGGCGGGAGGGCGGACCTTCAAATTGTCCCTGCTGCCGACTGGAGTGATCCGCCCCAATGTCATCTCGGTCATCGGCAATGGCGTGGTGGTCTATCCGCCGCGTTTTTTGGAGGAAGTCGAACAGTTGCAGCGGCATGGTTTCGATCTGAGCCGGACGCTCGCTTTGAGCGATCATGCCCATCTCATTTTCCCGTATCACATCGAAGAGGACCGGCTGGCGGAAAGCGGCAGCGAAGGCCAAATTGGCACCACGGGGCGGGGCATCGGACCGTGCTATCAGGACAAAGTGGGGCGGCGCTGCGGCATCCGGGTCGGCGAGCTGTTCCATCCGGAGCATTTTCGGGAGCGACTGGCGCGGATTGTGCCTTTCAAAAATCGCCTGCTGGCCGCCATCGCCAATGGCCACCCCACGAGTTTCCAGCCCTTCGATGCCGAAGCCCTGGCCCAGGAGTATCTCGCCTATGCCGAACGCCTCAAGCCCTACGTCACCGACACCTGCCGCTTGCTCCAGGAGGCGGCGCGGCAGGGGAAGCGGATCCTGTTTGAGGCGGCCCAAGGCAGCCTGCTGGACGTGGACCACGGTACCTATCCGTATGTCACAAGTTCGAGCAGTTTACCGGCGGGGATTTGGAGCGGGGCGGGTCTGCCGACCCGGCATGTGACGCGGATCATCGGCGTGGTCAAGGCGTACACGACGCGGGTGGGCCAAGGGCCATTTCCCACGGAGCTGAACGACGGGCCGGAAGGATACGGGGAACGGATTCGGCGGGTCGGGAAGGAATACGGCACGGTGACGGGCCGGCCCCGGCGGTGCGGCTGGTTCGATGCCGTGGCGGTGCGCTACACGGCGGCCCTGGCCGGCGCGGATGAGATCACCATCATGCTGTTGGATGTGCTCAGCGGCCTGCCGGAGGTCAAAATCTGCGTGGAATACGAGCGGGACGGGGAACGCACTGTCCATTTCCCCAGCGATGCCTACGAACTCCAGCGCTGCCGGCCGGTGTATGAGACGTTGCCCGGCTGGGGGGAAGATATCAGCACGGCGCGCCGTCTGGCCGACCTGCCCCCCGCCGCCCGCCGCTACGTCGATCGGATTGCGGAACTCATTGGCCTGCCGGTGTCCATCATCTCCGTCGGCCCGGATCGGGAGCAAACCATCCGTCTTGCGGCGTGA